A segment of the Streptomyces sp. Tu 2975 genome:
CCGGACAAGGAGGTTGGTGGGTTTGAGGTCGCCGTGGAGCCACACGTGAGGTGCGGAGGGCTCGGGCAGTGCGAGTGCGGCTCGCCACAGCTGTTCCAGAGCGTCGACGTCGAGCTCGGAGCCCACGGTCGTCCGGCAGTTGTCGAGACTTTCGCCGATCCACCGGTCGCACGGCTCCAGGCCGCCTCCGCGGTACCAGCTGAGGCTGTCCGTGCGCGTCGCTCCCATGAGGTCGATGCTGTGGAGCTCGCCGACGACCGCCGCCAGGTCGGCGCCGAACGCGGACCAGTCCCCGACGGTGTCCGGGCCGGCCTGGTCACCGTCGATCCAGCGGTAGACCGACCAGACCGCGGGGAAGGCGGCGGTGGGCGCCCCGGCGTAGACGGGCCCGGGGACCGGGCAGGAGAGGAGGGGCGCCAGGCGAGGAAGCCACTCCTGCTCCTTCCGCAGCGACTCTCCCTTGTCGGCGGTCCGTGGAAGGCGCACGAGCAGGTCGTCGCCCAGGCGGTACATGGTGTTCTCCGTGCCCGCGCCCGCCGGTTCCAGCGGCAGGCCGGCCCACTCCGGCCGCTCCGCCTGCAGCAGTGACCGGACCAGCGTCTCGTCGACCGGGATCTCGTTCTCGTGAAGGGTCACGCCGGAAGTCTCGCCGCGGACGGAGCGCTGAGCCAGTGACTTTCCGTCAGCCGCGGTGCCGCGCCGGAGAAGAGCCCCGGCGAAGCCGGCGCTTGGGCCGTCCGGGTGTTGCTTGCGACACTATTGCAAGCAGTTGCTTGCAATAGTTAGCGCCGGTACGGCACCATCGGTACATGGCATCGCTCAACGTCGGCAATCTCGGTGAGTACCTCCGCGAACAGCGGCGCAACGCGCAGCTGTCCCTGCGGCAGCTCGCCGACGCCGCCGGGGTGTCCAATCCGTATCTGAGCCAGATCGAGCGCGGGCTGCGCAAGCCGAGCGCCGAGGTCCTTCAGCAGGTCGCCAAGGCCTTGCGGATCTCGGCGGAGACGCTGTACGTGCGGGCCGGGATTCTGGACGAGCAGGAGCGGGACGAGCTGGAGACGCGTGCCGTCATCCTGGCCGACCCTTCCATCAACGAGCGGCAGAAGCAGGTGCTTCTCCAGATCTACGAGTCCTTCCGCAAGGAGAACGGGCTCGAGACCGCCGCTGCCACGGAAGCCCACGAGGACACCGCCGCTGACGGCCCCCGCACGGCCGGTACGGGCGATGCCGAACCGAAGACGAACTGATCTGCGTTCCGGGAGGACCACAGTCATGGCCATCACCGATGACCTGCGTAAGACCCTCACCGACCCGACTCCCCTCTACTTCGCCGCCGGCACCGCCGACCTCGCAGTCCAGCAGGCCAGGAAGGTGCCCGGGCTGATCGAGCAGCTGGCCGCCGAGGCGCCGGGCCGTATCGACGCCGTGCGCAACACCGACCCCAAGGCCGTGCAGGAGAAGGTGACCGCGCAGGCCAAGGAGGCGCAGGCCACCGTGCAGGCGAAGGTCGCCGAGGTGATCGGGAACTTCGACACCGACCTGAAGAAGCTGGGCGAGAGCGCCCAGGACCTCGCGCTGCGCAGCGTCGGCGTCGCCGCCGAGTACGCGGTCAAGGCCCGTGAGACGTACGAGAAGGTCGCCGAACACGGCGAGCAGACCGTGCGGACGTGGCGTGGCGAGGCGGCGGAGGAGATCACCGAGATCGCCGTCGCCGTGGAGCCCGAGCCGGCGAAGAGCAAGCAGAGCGACGCCGAGCCCAATTCCGTGGCCGCCGCCGCGGAGCCGAAGAGCGCCGAGGCCAAGAAGCCGGCCGCGCGCAAGACCGCCGTGCGCAAGCCGGCCGCCAAGAACAGCACGCCGCCGGCCGCGAAGTGAGCGATGCGCGGGCGCCGCTGGAAGCGGCGCCCGGCACGGTCATCGCGCCTCGGGCGTCCTCGGAGGTACCTTGGCGGCGAGGCAGGCGACACCAACCACTGAGTAGGCGGTGCTGAGGATGCTGGCTGAACGTTTCGACTTCGGGCTCGGGATGATCGTCAACCTGGTCTTCCTGGTGACGTCCGTGGTCGCTTTCGTCATGGCCGCCATGGCCCGTGAGGACGCCTACCGGGCCGCCGACAAGAAGACCAAGCCGTTCTGGCTGATCATCCTCGGTGTCGCGGTCGCCGTGAACCTGATTCCGTTCATCTCGATGCTGTTCCTGCAGATCGCCGGACTGATCGCCTCGATCGTCTTCTTCGTCGACGTACGCCCCGCCCTCCATCAGGTGTCCGGAGGAGGCGGCAAGCGGCGTGGCGGCTCCAGCAGCGACGGTCCGTACGGCCCCTACAACGGCGGCCGGTGACCGCCGCAGGACCCGACGCCCGCGCTCGCGGACTCGTCGGTGTGCCTGTTCTCCACTTCCGGCGTTCGTCGCGGGGCGTAGGCCCTGACCGGTGCCCGCGGCGCTCCGCCGACGATCGCCGCACATGATCGCGATGCCCGACGCGTGGCCGCGATGCGTACGGTGACGCGATGCCCGACACCAGACCGCTATACGCGAACGGTGCCGCGATGCCCGGCGCGTGAACGCGAGCCCCGACAGCTGACCGCGATGCCCGGCCGGTGACGCGCTGTCCGGGCGGTGCTGCGAGGGACTCCGGGTGGCCGCGACGGACGACCGTCGCTCAGCGGCGGGTCCCGTCGCGGCTCAGCAGCAGCACCGCCACGTCGTCGGTGAGGTCACCGCCGTTCAGCTCGCGCACCTCGCCGACGGCGGCCTCGAGGAGTGCCTCGCCGTCCAGACCGGCCGACAGCTGGCGGTTGATCATCGCGAGCATGCCGTCCTGGCCCAGCCGCTGCTTGGTGTCCGGGCCCTTGCGGCCCTCTATCAGCCCGTCCGTGTACATCATCAGGCTCCAGGAGCCGCCCAGCTCCACCTGGCGGCGCGGCCAGCGGGCACGCGGCAGCAGGCCGAGCGCCGGGCCCCCGTCGTCGTAGGGGAGCAGCTGCGCCGCCCGGCCGTGCCGGGCGATCAGCGGGGAGGGGTGGCCCGCCAGGCAGAGCCCGGCCCGCCGCCCGTCGGCGGAGATGTCCACCGTGCAGAGCGTCGCGAAGATCTCGTCGCTCTCCCGCTCGTGCTCCAGCACCTGCTGGAGCGTGGACAGCAGGTCGTCGCCGCACAGTCCGGCGAACGTGAGGGCCCGCCACGCGATGCGCAGTTCCACGCCGAGGGCCGCCTCGTCCGGGCCGTGGCCGCAGACGTCGCCGATCATCGCGTGGACCGTGCCGTCCGGGGTGCGGACGGTGTCGTAGAAGTCGCCGCCGAGCAGGGCGCGGGAGCGCCCCGGGCGGTAGCGCGCCGCGAAGCGCAGGTCCGAGCCCTCCAGCAGGGGAGTTGGCAGCAGACCGCGCTCGAGGCGGGCGTTCTCCTGGGCACGGAGCCTGGACTCGGCGAGCTTCACCTGGGCGGTGTCGGCGCGCTTGCGCTCCACCGCGTACCGCACGGCGCGGGTCAGCAGGCGTCCGTCGAGCTCCTCGCGGACGAGGTGGTCCTGAGCGCCCAGCCGTACCGCCTCCGCGGCCAGCTCGGTGTCGCCGGACGCGGTCAGCGCCAACACGGCGTGCCGGGGCGCGAGGCGCAGAACGTGCTTGAGCGCGCCGAGGGCGTCGTCCTGCGGGCGTCCGGCGAGCGCGAGGTCGACGAGGACGCAGTGGACGTCGTCCGTGAGCAGCCGCTCGGCCTCGGTGAGGTTCCGGGCGGTGCGGATGCGGACGCGCGCACCTGCGGCGTCCAGCAGACCGGGAACGCTGAAGGTGCCCGCAGGGTCGTCCTCGATGACGAGGAGTATCAGGTCGCCGCCGGCTCCGCCGGGGGCGGTCTCCGCGACGGGGACGTTCCTCTGTCGCGGTACGGGTACGGGCATCGGTGTTGTTCCTTCCCTCCCCCCGAGGGCGCGGCAGGACGACGATCGACGACCCGCCAGACGGGGACCATAGCGGTAGGCGGTGGCCGAACGGAATGGCGATCAGCGAAGAGCCGATGGCATATGCCGCGCTCAGGGGCGTAGTTGCCGGGCGGCCCATGACGAACATCACCCCGGGCGCCCGTTTCACCCCTTCCTCCACGTGGCGTGCGTCACGTGCGAAGTGGTGTCCGTGTCCCGTCGCCGTGCTCCCGGCGGGGCGGCGTCACTTGTCGGGGCGGACGACACCGAGGATGGACATCGAGCCGGCTCCGGCCACGGTCACGTTCCTGCCGGGCCGCGGCGCGTGGATGATGGCGCCGTCGCCGATGTACATCCCGACGTGGCTGGCGTCCGAGTGGTAGATGATCAGGTCGCCGGGGCGCATGTCCTGGATGCGGATCCGGGGAAGCAGCCGCCATTGCTCCTGCGAGGTGCGGGGGATGGTCCGGCCGGCGGCGGCCCAGGCCTGTGAGGTGAGCCCCGAGCAGTCGTAGGAGTCCGGCCCCTCGGCGCCCCACACGTACGGCTTGCCGAGCTGCTTCGTCGCGAACCGGAGTGCCTCGCGGCCCTGTTCGCTCGCTGCGCCGCCCACGCCCTTCAGCGCGCCGGAGTCCAGCCAGGCGGCCTGGGCGTCGTACTGTGCCCGCTGCTCAAGCTGCAGGAGCGTCGCCAGCTCCTCCTTCTCGAGCTGGTCCTCGAGCTTCTTGGCGGCGGCGATCCGCTCCTTGATCTCCTTCTGCGCCTTCTCCTTCTTGGCCCGGTTGGCCTCGAGCCTCTCCCACTGTGCGCTGGCGTCCTTGGTGTAGGTGGCCAGGTCCGCCTGGGTGCGGGTGAGTTCGGTGATGAGGTCCTTGGTGGCCTTCTGGCCCTGCTGGATACGGCCGACGCCGTCGAGGAAGAGCTGAGGGTCGTCGACGAGCGCCAGTTGCGCCTCCGGGGGCAGCCCGCCCGCGCGGTACTGGGCGCGGGCGGCCGCGCCCGCGCGGTTCTTCAGCTCTTCGATCCTGGCCTGGCCCTTGACCATCTCCTGCGCGAGCTTCACGATCTCGGCCGACTGCTTCTGGGTCTGCTCCTCCGCGAGGTTGTACGCGTCCGTCGCGGACGCGGCCTTGCGGTAGAGGGCGTCTATCTCCAGGCGGACTTCCTCGAGCGACCGGTTCGGCGCGGCCGGCGGGGGCGGCGGGAGCGCGCCGGGCCGGGTGACGGACGCCGGTGTCGTCGGGGCCGGCTCGGGGGCCGCGAAGGCCGTGCCGGGGGACGTCAGCAGCGTCAGAGCGCAGACCAGTGTGATCGCGGCAGTGGCACAGTGGCGTCGGTTCACGACTCCCCCTCCGGACGAACGCCTGGGATCCGGCTGCCTGCGGGGCAACCGAATATGATTAACCGTCAGTAACTTGGGCGTGACGTCGTGATGGTGTCATGGCGCACGCGAAAGTGACAGGGTCGACCGGCAGTTCGGCGCGCAGATCACCCCCGCAGATCACCCACCCCTGGCCGCGCCCGCCGGTCTTCCCTCTCCACTGACGAGCAAGGCCCCGGCTACGTTCCCGTGTTCGGGCCGTTCACTCGATCGTGGTGCCGTTCATCCCGAATCGGGTGCGAGTGCCGCCCACTTCACGGTCACCTCTCCTTGCCGCCACCGTCTCCGGTCGTCCGTCAGCGGCCAGGTGTCCGCAAGGTCCGTCACGGCCTTGATCCAGCGCTGCCGGGCGCCAAGGGACGCGTACGGCGCCGCCGCCGCCCAGGCCCGGTCGAAGTCCCGGAGGAAGGCGTGCACCGGCTCGCCCGGCACGTTGCGGTGGATGAGTGCCTTGGGCAGCCGCTCCGCGAGGTCGGAGGGGCGTTCGAGCGAGCCGAGCCGGGTCGCGAACGTGACCGTCCGCGGCCCTTCCGGGCCGAGCGCCACCCATACGTGCCGCCGCCCGATCTCGTCGCAGGTGCCCTCCACCAGCAGGCCGCCGGGGGCCAGTCGGCCGCACAGCCGCGCCCACACGGCGGCCACCTCCGACTCGTCGTACTGGCGCAGCACATTGGCGGCCCTGATGAGGGCGGGCCGGTCCGGCGTCGGGACCTCGAAGCCGCCGTGGCGGAAGGCGAGCCCTGCCCGTTCGTACGGCTTCGCGGCACTGACCCGCGCCGGATCGATCTCGACGCCGACGACCGCGCACCGCGGATCGGCGGTGCGCAGCCGCGCGAGCAGCTCCACCGCGGTCCACGGGGCCGCCCCGTACCCGAGGTCGACGGCCACGGGGGCCGCGTCGGCGCGGCGCAGGGCGGGGCCGTGCGCATGCGCGATCCAGCGGTCCATGCGGCGCAGCCGGTTGGGGTTGGTCGTCCCGCGGGTCGCGGTGCCGACGGGGCGGTTCATGCAGAAGAGGGTATGCGGTCGGACCGGCGCACAACGGACGTGGTCCGCGGCCGCGGGCGCAAGGGGCGCGGCGGCCGTGGACGGTAATGATTCGGCAAAGTGGTCCCCGGTGGAAATGGAAGGGACCGCTCCGCTGTTGTCAGCGTGTGCGGGACCCGCTTGCCCCGCGCATCGTCGTGCCCGCAGCGAGAGGACCGCCGACGTGAGCCAGTACGTGTCCCGCCTCGGCAGCAGCCGGATGGCACCGCGTATCCGGTTCCCCGGCGGCAACCGCAAGCCCCGCCGGGTCGCCATGCTCAGCGTCCACACCTCCCCGCTGCACCAGCCGGGGACGGGCGACGCGGGCGGCATGAACGTCTACATCGTCGAGCTGGCCAAACGCCTCGCCGCCATCAACGTCGAGGTCGAGATATTCACCCGGGCCTCCTCGGGCGGCCTGCCGCCGGCCGTGGAGCTGGCCCCCGGGGTCCTCGTGCGGCACGTCGACGCCGGCCCGTACGAGGGCCTGGCCAAGGAGGACCTGCCCCCTCAGCTGTGCGCCTTCACCCACGGCGTGATGCAGGCGTGGGCGGCCCGCCGGCCCGGCCACTACGACCTGGTCCACTCGCACTACTGGCTCTCCGGCCACGTCGGCTGGCTGGCGGCGGAACGGTGGGGCGTCCCGCTCGTGCACGCCATGCACACCATGGCCAAGGTGAAGAACGCCGCCCTGGCCGAGGGCGACTCCCCGGAGCCGGCCACCCGCGTGATCGGCGAGACGCAGATCGTGAACGCCGCCGACCGGCTGATCGCCAACACCGCGGGGGAGGCCGACGAGCTCGCCCGTTTCTACGACGCCGACCCCGCGAAGGTCGCCGTCGTCCACCCGGGCGTGAACCTGGACCTCTTCCGCCCGCGGACGGGCGGGCCGCCGCCCGGGCACGCCTCGGGCTGCCTCAGGAGGCGTTCATCCCGCTGTTCGCGGGCCGGATACAGCCCCTCAAGGCCCCCGACATCCTGCTGCGCGCCGTCGCGACCCTGTTGGCCCGCGAGCCGTCCCTGCGGCGCCGTATCCACGTCCCCGTCGTCGGGGGCCCCAGCGGCAGCGGACTCGCCAAGCCGGAGGGGCTCCAGAAGCTGGCGGCCAGGCTGGGCATCGCGGACGTCGTCCACTTCCGGCCGCCCGTCGGCCAGGAGCAGCTCGCGGACTGGTTCCGCGCCGCCTCCGTACTGGTCATGCCCTCCTACAGCGAATCCTTCGGGCTCGTCGCCATAGAGGCTCAGGCCGCCGGCACACCGGTGGTCGCCGCCTCGGTCGGCGGCCTCCCGGTCGCCGTCCGCGACGAGCACACCGGCTTCCTGGTGCCGGGGCACGATCCCGCGCACTACGCGGACGTCCTGGCGGGCTTCGTACGCGACCCTTCCCGGGTCGAGCGGATGGGTGCGGCGGCTGCCCGGCACGCGCAGTCGTTCGGCTGGGACGCGTCGGCGTCGGCGACCGCGGACGTCTACCAGGCGGCCATGTACGAACACCGCCGCCGTACGCGCGCCGCGCACCACTGACAGGCCGAGCCCCCGCCGGCCGGCCGCGGCGCGGGCCGTGCGGCTGTGACGGCCGTCGCACGCGGGCCGTGTACCACTGACGTACGCTCGCCCCATGGCTGACGTACAGCAGGCGACGCGGGTCATCGAGCAGGCTTTCAAGGACGCCGACCTCGAATGGGAGAGTCCCGACACGGGCTCCTACGTCGTCAAACTCCCGGGCACGCGCAAGCTTTCCACGACGTGTTCGTTCCTCGTCGGCAAGCACTCGCTCTCGGTCAACGCCTTCGTCATCCGCCATCCCGACGAGAACGACGCCGCCGTCCACCGCTGGCTGCTGGAGCGCAACCTCAAGCTGTACGGGGTGAGTTACGCGATCGACCGGCTCGGCGACATCTACCTCGTGGGCAGACTCCCGCTGTCCGTGGTCACGCCCGAGGAGATCGACCGGCTGCTCGGCTCGATCCTGGAGGCGGCGGACGGCTCGTTCAACACGCTGCTGGAGCTGGGTTTCGCGAGCGCCATCCGCCGCGAGTACGAGTGGCGCGTGTCGCGTGGTGAATCGACGCGCAACCTCGACGCGTTCACGAACCTGACCCAGCGGCCCGCCGACTGACGTCCTGACTCCTCTGCTGCCCGGTGCACGACCCTTTCGGTGCGCCGGGTCGCCGTGGCATGCTCGCCGCCGACGTAAATATGAACGTCGTTCACATCCATGGAAGGTGGCGTCATGGGGTCCGATCAACGAGCCATCAGCAGACGCGCATTGCTCGGCAGCGCGACGGCCGTCGTGGCGACTGCCGCGACCGGCGGTCTCGCGACGGCCCCCGCGGCTGCGCGGCCACGCACCACCCCTGAACTGTGGCGGGAGTTCCGCCGCGCGCCCTACACGCACCCCCAGATCCCGTACATCGGCAGTGCCGGCCGGGCCGCCGGGGCGCGTCACCTTCCGCGGCGTCCGGTCAGGGCCGACGTGCGTGACTACGGGGCCGAGGGAGACGGCTCCGTCGACTGCGCACCCGCGATCAACCGTGCCGTCGCCGCTGTCGGCGAACGCGGCGGCGGCACGGTCCTCGTTCCGGCGGGCACGTATCGCATCGACGACGTCATCCGCATCGGGCACAGCGACGTCGTCCTGCGCGGCGCCGGGAGCGGCCGCACCACCCTTCTCGCCACCCGGAACCTCACCGAACTCATCGGCCCCTACGGCTCCCGCTACGGCGGGGACAAGTCCTCCTGGTCCTGGGCCGGCGGCCTCATCTGGCTCTGCCCGAAGGAGCGTTACGCCTCCCTCACCGACGCCATCAGGGCCAAGGCGTGGCCTTTCGAGGGCTGGACCGGCAACCGGCGCGACGAGTGGACCACTCTCGCCACCGTCGCCCCCGCCGGACGCGGCGACCGGTCCGTCACCGTCTCCGACGCCTCCCGGCTGCGCCGCGGCCGGCTCGTCATGCTCCGCCTCGCCGACGACGCCGACCACACCTTGCTCCGTCACATGGCCGGCGACGGTGAGGGAACGAAGACGTATGTCTGGGACGACAAGACCAAGTTGACGTCCTACGTCCCCTACGAGTGGCCCGTGCGCATCACCTCCGTCCGAGGCGACAGGGTCACCCTCGAGCGCCCGCTGCCCCTCGACGTACGCCCCGAATGGGACCCGCGCCTCACCACCCTCGTCACACCGCTGACCGGCTCCGGGGTGGAGGGCCTGACCCTCGCGGCGATCGAGACACCGCAGTCCCCGCACCTGCTCGACAAGGGCTACAACGGCGTCACCTTCCAGTGCGCGTACGACTGCTGGGCCGACGACGTCACCGTGCGCCATGTCGACAACGGGTTCGGCCTCGTCGCCGCCTCGGCATGCACCCTGCGGCGCACCCGCGTCGAGGGTCGCGGCTCGCACCACCCCTACTTCTGCCGCGAGGGCTCGCACGACAACCTCGTCGAGGACTTCACCGTCGTGCGCCGCACCGTCCCGGCACCCGCCGGGACCCAGCTCCACGGCATCAACGTCGAGGGCCTGTCCAGCTACAACGTCTGGTCGCGCGGTGTGATGGAGATGGGCACCTTCGACACCCACCGCGGCATGCCGTTCGGATGCGTCCGCACCGAGATCACGGTCGAGAACAACGGCCGCCACGGCGGCGACGCCGGCGCCGGCCCGCTGTACGGGGCCCGCTTCACCCACTGGAACGTCACGGTCACCAACGGCCGCGCCGGCCTGGTCCGGATCGACGGCATCGCCCCGTGCAGCGCCACCGTCGCCATCAGCGAGGTCCGCGAGTTCGACCAGACCGACGTGCCCGACTTCACCGGCGCGCTCAACTCCCGCCTGGAGGCGTACGGAGCCCCCGGCGCGGTCCACCCCGCCAATCTCTACGAGGCGCAGCGCCGACTGGGCCGCTGAACGGCGGTCATGTCCGCACGGGTCGGCCCCGGTCAGCCCCCGACCGGGGCCGCGCCCTGCTCGGTCTCCTTGTCGTGGACATCCGTCATGTCCGTCATGTCCGTCACGTCCGTCGCCTTCGCGACCTCCACGACCTTGGTCACCGAAGGCTCCACCGGACCGCCCGTCTCCGCCAGCGCCCTCCGCAGCAGCAGCGAGTAACCCACCGCCGCCACCGCGCCGACCACCGCGCACCCCATCCACAGGACGTCCGGCCCGGGGCCGTCCACGACCCAGCCCGCCAGGATCGGGGCGACGAAACCGGCGACGGCCCAGGACATGCCCATCACGCCCTGGTAGCGGCCCCGGGCGTGCTCGGGGCCAGCCGGGCGGTGGCGGCGGCGTTCGTCGGGACGTGCACCATCTCGCCGAGCGTCCACACCACCACGGTCGCTGCGAACACCAGCGGGGTGCCGGCCAGGGCCGTCGCCCCGGTGCCGACGGCGAAGAGCAGCGAGGAGACGGTGAGCAGCGCGGCCGGCGAGCGCTTGTCCGTGATCTTGTTGACGAGCAGTTGCAGGGCGACGATCACCACACCGTTGACGGCGATGACCATGCCGTACGAATCGGCCGACAGCCCCTCACCTGCCATGGTCAGCGGCAGACCCACCCATGGGGCGGTGAAGATCAGGCAGACCAGCAGGTTCAGCAGGACCAGGGTGCGGAACGGGGCGTCCTTCATCACGTCGAGGACGGTCACCCGTTGCTCCTCGACCTTCACGCCGGCACTGTCGACCCGGGCCTCGGGGCGGGTCTCGCCCAGCCGCATGAAGACGATCACGGCGCACAGCGCCGTCGCCACGGCGTCCGCCACGAACAGGGTCCGGTAGCCGAGGAAGATCGCGGCACCGCCGCCGAGCGCGGCGACGGCGAAGCCCAGGTTGAGGGCCCAGTAGTTGAGCGCGTAGGCCCGGCGCAGCTCGGACTCCGGGACCATGTCCGCGATCATCGCGCTGATCGCCGGCCGCACCGCCTGCATCGCCACGCCCATGAGGAGCACCACGACCGCGATGCCCCAGGCGCTGCTGACCACGGCGAGGGCGGCGGCGCACGCCGCGCCCGCCAGGTGCATCGAGATCATCGTGGGACGCCGGCCCCACCGGTCGGTGAGCATCCCGCCGAGCGGCGACCCGGCCACGCCGCCGAGCCCGTGCAGCGCGATGACGAGACCGGCGTACCAGGCCGAGTAGCCCAGTTCCTGCGTGAGATAGAGCGACAGGAAGGTGAGCACGAACGCGCCGGTCCGGTTCACCAGCGTCGAGGTCCACAGCCACCAGAAGCCGGGGGGCAGGCCCGAGACGGTCGTGCGCGCTGCGCGTCCGAGCGAAGCGATGGACATACGGGAGCCCCCCCACGGCTGTAATGGTCTTCTTGAGCATCCGCAACTTACTTAGTGGGAGGCGGCGACCGCCACTCAATTGACGGCGATCGTCAACGGTCCGCTCCTCGGGCAGCCGCGCGGCGTCGGCGGCGCGTCGATTAGGCTCGTGCGCATGGCCGACGCACCGTACAAGCTGATCCTCCTCCGCCACGGCGAGAGCGAATGGAACGCGAAGAACCTGTTCACCGGCTGGGTGGACGTCAACCTCACGGAGAAGGGCGAGAAGGAGGCAGTCCGCGGCGGTGAGCTGCTCAAGGACGCCGGTCTGCTCCCCGACGTGCTCCACACCTCGCTCCAGAAGCGCGCCATCCGCACGGCGCAGCTGGCCCTGGAGTCCGCCGACCGCCACTGGATCCCGGTCCACCGGACCTGGCGGCTGAACGAGCGCCACTACGGCGCCCTTCAGGGCAAGGACAAGGCCCAGACGCTGGCCGAGTTCGGCGAGGAGCAGTTCATGCTCTGGCGCCGCTCGTACGACACGCCTCCGCCGGTCCTCGCCGACGACAACGAGTTCTCGCAGGCGAACGACGCCCGCTACCAGACCATCCCGAGCGAGCTGCGTCCCCGCACCGAGTGCCTCAAGGACGTCGTCGAGCGCATGCTGCCGTACTGGTACGACGGCATCGTCCCCGACTTGCTCGCCGGCCGCACGGTCCTGATCGCCGCCCACGGCAACAGCCTGCGCGCGCTGGTCAAGCACCTGGACGGCATCTCCGACGCGGACATCGCCGGCCTGAACATTCCCACCGGCATCCCCCTCGTCTACGAGCTCGACGCCGACTTCAACCCGGTCAACCCGGGCGGCACGTACCTCGACCCGGACGCGGCGGCGGCGGCGATCGAGGCGGTCAAGAACCAGGGCAAGAAGAAGTAGCCCACTGCACGATCAGGCCCCCTGCTCACGGGATTCCCGCGGGCAGGGGG
Coding sequences within it:
- a CDS encoding phosphoglyceromutase, with the translated sequence MADAPYKLILLRHGESEWNAKNLFTGWVDVNLTEKGEKEAVRGGELLKDAGLLPDVLHTSLQKRAIRTAQLALESADRHWIPVHRTWRLNERHYGALQGKDKAQTLAEFGEEQFMLWRRSYDTPPPVLADDNEFSQANDARYQTIPSELRPRTECLKDVVERMLPYWYDGIVPDLLAGRTVLIAAHGNSLRALVKHLDGISDADIAGLNIPTGIPLVYELDADFNPVNPGGTYLDPDAAAAAIEAVKNQGKKK